aaaaatactttAATCGGCCCTCAAAACACTGGGCACATTCCAGTGGTGGTATGAGTATAGACAGTGAACACATTGCACACGTGtgtccaaaaagaaaaaagggcaTATCGTCAGTCATACTCAAAAAACGGATCACATAAAATGCTTTTTCCTTAAAAGTGAAAAAtagcatatatgtatatatataaacattGTGATGTGTTGTCATCACATAGACCTGTACACGATACACATGCAAAAAATACAAACCTCCAGTATGTATATATAGTGTAATAAAGCCGCCTCTAAATCAAAACAGGTGGAAAATGTAGCGTTGCAACTCGCAGGCGCAACTGCAACCTCCTCTTGAATGTGAAGCACGCTGTGCAGCCATGAGAATTAGCCGCTTCAAATGACTGGCCAAAATGAGTGCATAGCAGGTACAGCTACGCTGCAAAATACAgcagtgttaaaaaaaaacagaggaggAAGGGCTCAACAAACAAAAATCATGCACACAAAACAAGTCAAGCCAAGATGTCCCTTTTCCTTGATGTCGATTTTTGCCAATCGGAGTCTCGTTAAGTCGTACACGGCATCTGACAGGATTTCTTCGCCGATTCGGGAGGAAGCGACGGCATAATTTCCTGTTGCACTGCAAAGGTTCCCTTGCCTGTGTCAGGTCCCAGCTGCAGCGTGCTTGCAACTGCTGCACCAATAAACGAAAGTCTTGGCCATCGATCTGCAAGCTAGCGTTCTACAAAAGTGACGTGGCAGCCTTGTCAAAACACCCGTGCCCTGCGCGTCACTCTTCCGGGTGGTGTGTGGCAagaggcggcggaagtgactggTGTAAAAAAAGTCTCTGAGCACACTCGCTAGGAAAACAGTGAGCAGCGGCCAGATGAGTTGGGGTAGGGTGGGGAGCAGCGAGGGTCATGAGTTGCGTAGCTGTATGAACAGAGCCTCCTTGGGGAAAAGGCCCAGGTCACGCAGCGTCAGAGAGTGGTCCAGGTCACTCAGGTTGCGTCGCGGAAAGTTGGTCACCAGCTCGTGCGTCTCCTCGCCGAATCCGTTAGACGATGCGTACAAGATGAGTGCCTGTGAAAGTGAAGCATGGGAAAAAGCCAGGTTAGTAACAGTGTCCATAATGCGGCCTGTTATCCGAGCAAGCCAGTGTAACATGGTGATAAACAGTGGCCGTAAACAGGTGATGTCTCTGGCACCTATGTTCTAAGAATGGGTAAGTATGAGGGCACGATAATGTaaaactacagtagactcccaGTAAATAGAAATCTCATAAATGAAATTGTTgattaaatggaacaactgcctataattaagggtgtgcgaatattcaaaatttcgaatatttttcgaataatctttgctattcgattcgattcgcactggaattttactattcgaacttcccaaaaacaaatacagtaaacgtgcgattagaagtggtccctagattttcaatatgcttcacctcatcacaccccggtatcgcggcaaagctgcctttcaaacgcCGCTACGGTCAAaatttgccaagacacagtcaacgtccgattaaaagtggtccctaaattttcaatgtgcttcacctcatcacaccccggtattgcggcaaagctgcctttcaagctccgttacagtcgaacttgcCAAGAGAGTCAAcgaccgattggaagtggtctctagattttcaatatgcttcacctcatcacaccccggtactgcggcaaagctgcctttcaagctctgctacggtcgcaaatgtactaactcaagaaaacgctggttccaacatggagatgagagagatgtggcagaggtgggggctagattaatgctgttttggacctgaaatttcggcaggaagtccgaaaaatcggaagccgaagctttttagcatccaaaatttcagattttcttatatatcgacgtctacgaggcagatttggtactccggacttgaagggagcacacccttgtccgccacatcagttgggcttccacagaaggtgaaagaggaggagaggctgaggaaatggcatctttgcctatcacgtgtaaagtgttgtcggcaacactttggttgcaccaaatcatgtacataaatagaattcggcctttacattgcctcatttttgataagacaactatgaaacaccaccctgccagtgcttcatcaacctagtgaaaagaaacactttcatgttgctatctcataagaatatgcttaggaatcctctctaactttttttctgcaatttcgcttcaaaatattcgaaaaatattctagaaatattccagaaatattagaaaaatattcgatttgattcgcactcacacttcaatattcgaattcgcttcccgcccaaaattttgctattcgcacagctctacctatcatataattggtttcatacttgaatcTCAGGAAATGGAAGCCCTATTAAATGGAACAGATTTTCCTGGTGCTTTCAGGCAAGATTCTAGTGTACGGTATTGCATTCTGTTTCTCTCCCATATTTGCCATAAGCAATTGGTGATTGGTTGAAATTTTCCGGGGCCATTTCCATTACGCTTCTTTGCCACAGGATGCAACGAAAGCCACCTTAACACCCCATTTCAATATATGCCAAACAAAAGCAGACTATTAGGAAAAGCCTTTACTGAGAACAATCTGCCTGCTGATTGTTCTCGCATCGGGTAGCCATAGGTTGGCAGCAAATATGAATTTATTTGCAAGTAGCTATTGTACATATACATGTGCTGCTTGGTCATATAATGGCCATAGCACCATTCCTTCTCTTTCAGAATGAAATTCGACACCATCTTCAAGTTTTTTCAGTATAACTTAGCATAATTTCTGCATACACAATTTTGATGTCTCAGGTTTTCCAGTATTCAGTATGTGCATcgaaacaactggttgcagtaACTGTTGTTACAACCTCAACAGAAACACTGCAGTTTTGAATATTGCAGAGAAATGCACATAATGAAACATCAAAAAATGCATTGCTATCGTGCTACTGTTTCAGATGGCTGCTAGCTAGGGTCACTCCTACAAGGCGAACTTGTGCTACTCAGTGCTCCTCATGCTGTGAATCTTTGCAGGAACTAACTAATTCACTACAAGGTCACCTGCAGGTTAACTGCGGCTCATAAGCGTTAGCAATGTGAATGCCTAATAATACATGCATTTGTGAAAGCCCTGTCACATGCTCCCACATACCTTCAGCTTCGATGTGCATGGAAAGCTCATCACTTTCCTCGAGCCATCCGGGAATCGAATCATCAGCTCTGATTTTTCATCTGTGGAGATGGGACAAGGGCATAAATTCAAAACTGTGAGCAGCAGATGGTGTGGTCACAAGCGCATGAACACACTACATTGGCATAGAAGAGGAAGGCTCTGGTGACTAGCAGACCATTTATTACTGCAAGATTCTGCCTGCGTTTAGCCAATGTGTACATTGTGGGCACTACAAGACGTAAGTATGGCAAATTATGTTAAACTATGGCTGTTGTCATAGTTCTGCAATGAACTATAAGCTCACCCGACTCGCTTCCCAGGAACCTCTTCCACTCGTCAATATCGGATTTTGCGTTACTGGCCTCGCCCTTGATCTTGCAGTCCCTGGTGGGTGGCGGAGAATCCACCTGCATGCTGCTGTGGTTGCTCGTGTGCGCATGCCCTGTTTCAGTGTCCGAGTCAAAGGTCTCCAGGTCACTTTGGTCATCGTCCGATGCGGAGTCATGTGTCCGGGCACTATTCTCCCGTAGGGATGCTTCGATGGCTGCCCGCATCTGTGACTCTTCGTCTTCCTCTACGATGCTCTCCTACAACAACGGGACAGGATTTGAGACAGGACAACTGAAGTAGTGTAGCTGTTATTCTATGATCAGCAAATATTTGGAGCTCACATTTCATTTCATTGCAgtgtacagttaaacctcgatgTCACGAACATCAATATTCTTAATAAACAAAATTCTTAATATAACTAAGTATTTCAGTTTCTACAACTTCCTGTACATAGCACAACATGTATTTTTGACCTCGGGAAAGACAGTGTATTTATCCGAAATTTCAATATTACAAAGTGTTGCTGCTGCAGCAGGAGACCAATACAATAATCAAAAGTTCTGCTGGCGCTAGTGGTCGTATAGTTGACTTGCACGAATTTTTTCTGAACGCATTCTTCAAATTCAATCTAAAAGCATCACATCCTTGAAGTGTGGCGACAACATTATGACAATTCATTTTTTTCAACGAAACCAAGCAATGACTGCAAAGTATTACTCCTCCCGCACGTTCCACAGCATATCGTTGCATACAGCTGAAATGTGAATGGGACAGTGTAGGTACATTGTTCATTGCCCAATGCAACAGCTATGAAATATGTAGCAGCACAAGGACTCGTGTGCCGCTTTTTTCTGGTAtggatgcttcacagagaaaACGTTCATTAACCAGGAAAGTGTAAAAGATGTTTCTAAGGGTGCCTTTTGACTGGAATATTGTCATGACTAACTTTCTTTGTGCGAAGCTACAAAAATGTACAGGACACTGCGAGAAAAAGACTTGTACGGAACACCAGAGCATGTCTTTCTCTTGCTGCATTCAGTACATTTTTGTAGTTTTCGCAAGGAAAGTATATCATGTTCAAATAGTCTATTGACAGGTTTTTCTGGAATATTGTCCCCAAAACAGTTGCAAGCTTAAGGGACACTGCATGCATACCTTTTTGGCAGTGGGTTTTACTTTCTTTATTGGAGGATTGACAGCAGAGCCATCGGGTGTCGGATGCTCTGCCAGGAATTCAGTGACTGCAAGGAGCAAGTGGCGCCACATTCTCATTTCAGGAGCCAGCGTCAACCTACCATAAATTAACACATAGAACAGATGGGCATTACACCCACTGGTATTCGAGACGTGCAGCGCTAACATCATTCAAATTAATTCCACTTGAGGAGGTCACATTCTGTTTAATGTCATCCAACGTTCACTTTCAGTAAGACTTCAGTGCAGCGTAACATCCCCGAAAATAGCTGTATGTGACAAGCAAATCTGCCGCCCACTCTGTCAATGATGTCCCTAAAGCCGACTCTGACATGATGTGTGCCATCCTGCAAGGCTCTCTTGCCGTGCCTGCTATTGCTGTCTTCAATAGCTAAAAGCGACGTCTCCCAATTTGACTGAGAGAATGCAGACCAATTACCAGTGAAGAAAGCACAAGCACATCGGCAACTTTTGGCCTGCTTCATTTTGTTGGCTTAAGTTCGAtaggggtactgacatgaatattttcagttgtcgtttttttgcgtcaaatgaaaggtcaagcccccaagagcctagaaaaggtattgCTAAGCGCGACTGCgccctggaaaagtaattacagtatgtttttaaaagctagtttcggttcctactgtaccttcacgtcacaacacgatatgagcttcttttcacgtgctcgcacaatatatagtgacgtttccacggccgctccgcgccgtggctccgttggtgacgtacaagcggccattttggaagttttgatgacgcacatgcggccatcttggaagttttggtacctgacgtcaccacaactagccagactgctgcatgaagtcaccggaaatagtactgtagcctgacgtcaaactagtgtcgatgtcagtaggtgcgctatggaaaaattgactttaatatcaaattaaaaatatcttatcagcatttgctgagcttcacacttgctcagagccgtctctacgTGCAGGAGGTTggtatggcggagtaaactcgccttcaaaaaaaggtgtcagtacccctttaagatgaTTACTCATATACACTATTTGTTCAGCATACAGACTAATAGCCATTTTTTGCACCACGTGGGGCAGCAAAATAAAAGCAATTCCTCAAATGAACGAAATAGCAGACAGTGTCAACAAAATCTTTCTGAAATATCGTACAGCAAGAAAGCAAAGAAAATTGTACAATGAGATACAATGACAATAAACCTGCAATACAAGTGACATGCGTAAATAGACAGACAGAAACACACAAATCACGTAACTGAATACTTATAACTCACTGTACCTGCATCACAAAACTTGACAGCATCCACCTGATTCCAAGACAGCACCTTTTCACCTAATCAGAAAAAGTGAGAAAGGCTGAGATGCAACAATGCTACATTTGGAAAGCTGGTACGTACAGCACAGCAGAGTGTTGGACAGCCTAACAGAGTTTGGACATAAGCTGTCAAATAGGTTTTGGCCAAAGCTTTATGTACTAGTGTCACATCCCAACCTATATGTACTCTCAGCATCGATTTAGGAGGTCATGACAACAAGCCATGTCTCATCATTTGGGGGTGGAAATGTGAGAGTGGGACAGAAAATTGTAAGGATACAGACAGCCTATTTGAGTGGCTAAGCTTAAAACACTTAGGGAGGGGCTGTACTGTGGTGCTCAGGGTCAATTTTGACCAGCTGTGGTCCTTTAATGTCCATCCCAAAGCTTATCACACTATTATTACTGTTGTAATTCGCCACCATCGCTGTGCAGCATTGGCAGTCAGAAGTTGAATTCATGACCTAGTGCTCAGAAGGATGCCAAATGAACCTCTGTAGTGGGCATATAGTCAATCTGCAACCTCACTACAGTGAAGCTTATATCAGTGACAATCACTTCATTCCTGAACATGGTATTCTGGCTCTTGCTCACGCGCCTCACCGGCAAGAGACAAAGGTGCAATAGGTTGCTCACCAGTCCTCGGGTCCAGGATAGCCACGTAAGGATAATCAACAACTTTGTAGAAGAGAACGTACCGCTGTCCTTCTTCACTGTCCTGATAGACCTGAAACGTATGCACGTAAGCATAGTTAGCACTGTTATGACTGGTCTCCAGCACGAACATTTGTACTAGGCAGTCAAATATGTTTTCAAGCACCTTATTAAAGAGCGAAACCATTTTAAATATTCAGAAAGACCAAAACCCATGCGCTTTTCAGTAGCGGACATGAGCTAGCATGCCTGTATGTTTGGGCATCTGTTTGTGCAGTGTTTGCGAATTCAAAaccctttccctttctttcggACACGCGTTGCATGTGGAAAAGCTAGAGTGGCTGCAAAAAGCAGCAAGCCTGAATATGGTGACTAAGCAATGACTGTGTGCGCTTCAGCCATTAATTTTCCCCGAATTTCTCAGCCAAGTTTCCAGAGAGGATGTGAAATTGATTGGTTAGCTTCTGCTTTTTAATTCTCTTGCAGCTTTTCAGGCTGATCGCTCTATGTAATGGCTTACATAAATATCTTGTTCTTTTGTTCTGCAATGGTTCGACAACGTCCACATACTCTCTAATGATCAAGTGGACAAACTCCAGGTTGTTGGGGCAACTCTGCTGCTGCAACTAAGAGGTGTCTTGCAACAACACATGAGCAATGCGTAACTTACACTGGTAGACATAAGTCAGACTGCCTTATTAGTGAAAAGGAAAACTCACTTTGTGCATGCAGGCATTACACACAAAATGTGACGAAGTACAGAGTTAAGAATGATCTCAAAGCAATCCTCATAGTCATCATACTGTGACAGTACAGCATTTTTAAAGAGATAAAATTGAATCCCGTTTATCACAACATGAACAAGAACAAGGAAAGATCAGAAAATAACAAATTAATTGAAAACACAGTACCTGCCAAAAGACGAAGTGTTCCGAGATGATGCTTTTGATGGTGGAGTTGCTCCACACGTCTCTGTTGAGCACCTGACATGCAAACTCCTGCACGTTCTGCACATTCACCATCAGCCAGCGATTCTTCGCCCTGCCGACTTCCCGAGCCTAGAAAACAAAGTAAGGCGGCCATAAGGTCGGTAGCAGAGGAAGTTTTTGGAGTTGACCCTCCCCCCGTTCTTTTCTGTTCTTTGCACGCAAGCTTGCTCTTCTCCTCGTCCACCTTTGGCATTGAGGGAGAGTGAGCAAGGCatacagtactcacggactgaaacgcgaaaatttagggctatgtgACGCAAATACTACTTCATTTACAGCGTCTACAGTTTGtgtcatatcggcataattttgactcgaacacttacaacaaagccaacattacctttagtggcCATATTCCAAGTGACATGACGCTGTTATCACGAGTCACTGCTCAgtgctcatagcagtcgttatattaaacaaaaacaatattgtgtttcaatccgtgagtactgtacaaaaGAATGCTgctaaggaaggcagttgctgccCTGAGGAAGACAAGTCCTTTGTCAAGATGTTGGTCCCAACGACCTTCCCTGTTTAActgatttctcatcgcttcaagcttccatcttcccctgaacttctgccttgctTGTGTTACTTATTTGTTTCTCCTCACTAACTGCTAGAACATTCTCCTGCTCTTCTGTGCACTATTTCGTAATGTTTCTTCCTACAGAAGGTGAAAAAACAGTATGTCATTCTTAAAATGACAGAAATAATTGCGTATGCATTGGAAGCCCCGGAAACAAGAAAGCACAGGCTATGAGGGGCTTTGGTTTAGTTCTGACTACATAGAGTTCATTAACGAGCATTCAGTGCCACACACAAGTGCATGAGGTGCATATCACCCTCACTGAAATGTGGTATTActatggctgggaatcgaaccagcaaaaTAATGCTCATCAGCAGAATACCATAGCCACTAAGGCATTGTGAGAGGTTGACCAAAAAGGAAGATGCaagaaataaagggagaaaagGAGTTTGTGCTGTCTTAGTAAGAAAGGCAAAGAAAATGGTCAAGTGTACTATAGTTGATTAAAAAAAGAGAACACATATAATATGCaacacactcacacatacaatGCATGCACGCACACCCACACACAGATATAACACTGCTAGATTTGGGAGCTTACCGATTCAAATGAGCCCCTGTGCATGAGATCCAGTGGTGGCCTAAAGAGATCTTCTAGTGTTTTGCGTTTCTTGTATGATGGGCTGTCAGTGTCACCCTGCAGCAATTTTTCTTCCTGGAGTCCTAAGatatgaaaaaaagagaaataaaataaaacacagATCTATGCGTGAAAGAAAGATTTAACACCGAGTTTTGCCcctaacaacaacaaaatggaGCGACCTTGACCCTTTGGTCAAACTCATACAAAATGCTCCATCCTCGGGGAGGATTTTCCACGCTAGCTTGTTTTGCATAGCCACAGAAAACAAAATATCTGCAACATAGCTTTGTTTTGGGGGCTGTTTCTTTGTTGTGGATTTGCTACCTTTCTAATTCCCTGAATATGTTTATGTATGCTTGCATTTGTATAACTTCACTTAGTTCAATTGTTATTGTTAATCAGGCCATAAATGATACTAACCTTCCTCAGTTGATATTTGCAACATGTCCCATAAATATTGTAAGCACTATGTCTTTACCATTTTTTATATGGCATTTTTCTTTGACCACAATAGAGAttggcagcaataaaaaaatggaCTGTGTGTAGGAATGCTCTCAACGCTTTTC
Above is a window of Rhipicephalus sanguineus isolate Rsan-2018 chromosome 3, BIME_Rsan_1.4, whole genome shotgun sequence DNA encoding:
- the LOC119387947 gene encoding UBX domain-containing protein 7, with translation MASSSASSNINLIENFCAVTGADENVAKQMLEACNGNLEMAINMHVDSDWTQPSNSHSGEAALASSSDMPPPPVAAPDDDVRPPIPPVREVLVDGPFPYGYHAPRRATYSVFDRFRDFQAETRLQEEKLLQGDTDSPSYKKRKTLEDLFRPPLDLMHRGSFESAREVGRAKNRWLMVNVQNVQEFACQVLNRDVWSNSTIKSIISEHFVFWQVYQDSEEGQRYVLFYKVVDYPYVAILDPRTGEKVLSWNQVDAVKFCDAVTEFLAEHPTPDGSAVNPPIKKVKPTAKKESIVEEDEESQMRAAIEASLRENSARTHDSASDDDQSDLETFDSDTETGHAHTSNHSSMQVDSPPPTRDCKIKGEASNAKSDIDEWKRFLGSESDEKSELMIRFPDGSRKVMSFPCTSKLKALILYASSNGFGEETHELVTNFPRRNLSDLDHSLTLRDLGLFPKEALFIQLRNS